CTGCGCCCACGAGTGCCCCGAGAAGGTCCGGGCCCTCAGCATGCAGCGCGAGAAGTAGGAGGAGCACCATGGCCAAGATCGTTGCAACCACCGGCAATTCCGCCATGGCCTACGCCATGAAGCAGGTCAACCCCGACGTCTGCGCCGCGTACCCCATCACCCCGTCCACCCAGGTGGTGGAGGAGTTCTCCCAGTACGTGGCCGACGGCCAGGTCAAGACCAACTTCGTCACCGTGGAGAGCGAGCACAGCGCCATGAGCGCCTGCATCGGCGCCGCGGCGGCGGGCGGCCGCGTCATGACCGCCACCTCCTCCCAGGGCCTCGCCCTCATGTGGGAGATGCTCTACATCGCCGCCGGCATGCGGCTGCCCATCGTCCTCTCCGTCATCAACCGGGCGCTGTCCGCCCCCATCAACATCCACTGCGACCACGGCGACTCCTTCGGCGCCCGGGACTCCGGCTGCCTCCAGTTCTACGGCGAGAACGCCCAGGAAGCCTACGACAACCTGATCCAGGCCGTGCGCGTCGCCGAGCATCTGGACGTGCGGCTGCCCGCTCTCGTGATGCAGGACGGGTTCATCATCAGCCACTCCATCGAGCGGATGGAGTACCTGGAGGACAAGGAAGTCCAGGATTTCGTCGGCGGGTACAAGCCCCTCAACGCCCTGCTCGACCTGGAACACCCCGTCACCCTCGGGGCCCTGGACCTGCAGGACTACTACATCGAGCACCGCCGCCAGATGACCGACGGCATGCACAAGGCCCTCCCCGTCATCAAGGAGGTGGCCGAGGACTTCCGCAAGCTGACGGGCCGCGCCTACGGCTACTTCGAGGAGTACCGCCTGGAGGACGCCGAGATCGGCCTCGTGGTGCTCAACTCCTCCGCCGGGACCGCCAAGGACGTCATCGACGCCTACCGCAAGCGCGGCATCCGGGCCGGCCTGCTCAAGCCCCGCGTGTTCCGCCCCTTCCCCGCCGCCGAGTACGCCGACGCCCTCAAGCACCTG
This is a stretch of genomic DNA from Acidobacteriota bacterium. It encodes these proteins:
- the porA gene encoding pyruvate ferredoxin oxidoreductase; protein product: MAKIVATTGNSAMAYAMKQVNPDVCAAYPITPSTQVVEEFSQYVADGQVKTNFVTVESEHSAMSACIGAAAAGGRVMTATSSQGLALMWEMLYIAAGMRLPIVLSVINRALSAPINIHCDHGDSFGARDSGCLQFYGENAQEAYDNLIQAVRVAEHLDVRLPALVMQDGFIISHSIERMEYLEDKEVQDFVGGYKPLNALLDLEHPVTLGALDLQDYYIEHRRQMTDGMHKALPVIKEVAEDFRKLTGRAYGYFEEYRLEDAEIGLVVLNSSAGTAKDVIDAYRKRGIRAGLLKPRVFRPFPAAEYADALKHLKAITVLDRVDSVGAHGGPLFMELRSTLYDCNPKPIMINKIYGLGGRDLEEGHCNYVLDELVKIAETGEYKTLTEFITVRD